Proteins from a single region of Thiomicrorhabdus sp. Kp2:
- the gcvH gene encoding glycine cleavage system protein GcvH, which translates to MSNIKYSAEHEWIQDNGDGTVLIGITDFAQQQLGDLVFVELPEVGTEINKGEEISVVESVKAASDLFAPVDGTVVEVNEALDDEPELINEDAMANWIIKVELSDPADLDDLMDEDAYNALTEE; encoded by the coding sequence ATGAGCAATATTAAATACAGCGCAGAACATGAATGGATTCAAGACAATGGCGATGGTACCGTCTTGATTGGGATTACCGATTTTGCACAACAACAGTTAGGCGATTTGGTGTTTGTTGAACTGCCTGAGGTTGGCACTGAAATTAATAAAGGTGAAGAGATCTCGGTAGTTGAATCGGTTAAAGCCGCCAGCGATCTGTTTGCCCCTGTGGATGGCACCGTTGTTGAGGTGAATGAGGCCTTAGATGATGAACCTGAACTCATTAATGAAGATGCTATGGCAAACTGGATTATTAAGGTAGAGCTCTCAGATCCTGCTGATTTAGATGATTTGATGGATGAAGACGCTTATAACGCTTTAACAGAAGAGTAG
- the lolA gene encoding outer membrane lipoprotein chaperone LolA — translation MTASLTISTQVNGKEKPGKDLQDYVNQLQTFKADFVQTQPDEALFTLNKSTGHFELNRPGQLTWQYFQPEEQKIVVDGTNLWVYDLDLDQVTVRPINDVKAELPLSWLLYKEPIQDKFTIIESGDKSGLRWFNLTPKQATYFQSIEVGMKDGEMVEVWMYQSADNITKVKFTNIQSNQVIPYTHFQFQLPEGADLVGTPQ, via the coding sequence ATGACTGCATCGCTTACGATTAGCACTCAGGTAAATGGCAAAGAAAAACCAGGTAAAGACCTACAAGACTATGTAAACCAGTTACAAACCTTTAAAGCGGATTTTGTGCAAACTCAACCAGATGAAGCGTTGTTTACATTAAATAAATCTACGGGGCATTTTGAACTTAACAGGCCTGGTCAATTAACCTGGCAATATTTTCAGCCAGAAGAGCAAAAGATTGTGGTGGATGGCACGAATCTTTGGGTTTACGATTTAGACCTGGATCAGGTAACCGTGCGCCCAATTAATGATGTTAAAGCAGAGCTACCTTTAAGTTGGTTGCTTTATAAAGAACCGATTCAAGATAAGTTTACCATTATCGAATCGGGTGATAAAAGTGGCTTGAGATGGTTTAACCTCACCCCTAAACAAGCGACTTACTTTCAAAGCATTGAAGTGGGGATGAAAGACGGTGAGATGGTTGAGGTGTGGATGTATCAAAGTGCCGATAACATTACCAAAGTAAAATTTACCAATATTCAATCCAATCAAGTGATTCCTTACACGCATTTTCAGTTTCAGTTGCCTGAAGGGGCTGATTTGGTCGGTACTCCGCAATAA
- a CDS encoding replication-associated recombination protein A — MSVYQPLSDRLRPKTLEDYVGQTHLLGEKRALSRMLNSGRLHSMVFWGPPGVGKTTLARLIALQSDLQFINLSAVLDGVKEVRAAVEKAKLHREQFKQGTLLFVDEVHRFNKAQQDAFLPFVEDGTFVFIGATTENPSFELNNALLSRAKVYVLRVLEDDELEQVLERGRALLEQDLSIDETVTLEIEDKAKELLIEAADGDARRLLNSLEQVIDFAEFEVRADLPGLVTLTTENCKEVIQGGVRRFDKGGEAFYDQISALHKSIRGSDANAALYWLVRMLDGGVDPRYLARRLIRMASEEIGNADPKALQLAVNAAEAYERLGSPEGDLALAHAASYLAVAPKSNAVYMAYKAVLADIKENGSHEVPLHLRNAPTKLMAELDYGQGYRYAHDEPEAFAAGECYFPEDMLEKEYYQPVERGLEIKISAKMNHLNQLNEKAIYKRRS; from the coding sequence ATGTCTGTTTACCAACCGCTTTCGGATCGTTTACGTCCTAAAACACTTGAAGATTACGTTGGGCAAACACACCTATTAGGTGAAAAGCGTGCCTTATCCCGAATGCTCAACTCAGGGCGTTTACACTCTATGGTTTTTTGGGGGCCACCTGGGGTAGGTAAAACCACCTTAGCACGTTTGATTGCTTTGCAATCTGATTTGCAGTTCATAAACTTATCGGCCGTATTAGATGGCGTGAAAGAGGTGAGAGCCGCAGTTGAAAAAGCCAAACTTCACCGTGAACAATTTAAACAAGGTACATTACTTTTTGTAGATGAAGTACATCGTTTTAATAAAGCACAGCAAGACGCATTTTTGCCGTTTGTAGAGGACGGCACCTTTGTATTTATTGGCGCGACCACCGAAAACCCCTCGTTTGAACTCAATAACGCCTTGCTATCTCGTGCTAAAGTTTATGTTTTACGTGTTTTAGAAGATGACGAACTCGAACAAGTACTTGAACGAGGACGTGCGTTACTTGAACAAGATTTAAGCATTGATGAAACCGTTACGCTTGAAATAGAAGATAAAGCCAAAGAGCTCTTAATTGAAGCTGCTGATGGCGATGCAAGACGTTTATTGAATAGCTTAGAACAAGTTATTGATTTTGCCGAATTTGAAGTAAGAGCAGACTTACCAGGCCTGGTCACTTTAACGACCGAAAACTGTAAAGAGGTGATTCAAGGTGGTGTAAGGCGTTTTGATAAAGGCGGAGAAGCCTTTTACGACCAAATATCAGCACTGCATAAATCGATAAGAGGCTCAGATGCCAATGCCGCTTTATATTGGTTGGTACGCATGTTAGATGGCGGTGTAGATCCTCGGTATTTAGCCCGACGTTTAATCCGTATGGCCAGTGAAGAAATAGGCAACGCTGACCCTAAAGCCTTACAATTGGCCGTGAATGCAGCAGAAGCCTATGAACGACTGGGTTCACCAGAAGGTGATTTAGCTTTAGCCCATGCCGCCAGTTATTTGGCCGTTGCGCCAAAATCCAATGCGGTTTATATGGCTTACAAAGCGGTATTGGCGGATATAAAAGAAAATGGTTCACATGAAGTGCCACTTCATTTACGGAATGCCCCCACCAAGTTGATGGCCGAACTCGATTATGGTCAAGGCTACCGTTATGCACATGATGAACCAGAAGCCTTTGCCGCAGGCGAGTGCTATTTTCCAGAAGACATGCTCGAAAAAGAATACTATCAACCTGTTGAAAGAGGGCTAGAAATTAAAATTTCGGCTAAGATGAATCATCTTAACCAATTGAATGAAAAAGCCATTTATAAACGGCGCTCTTAG
- the gcvT gene encoding glycine cleavage system aminomethyltransferase GcvT, whose amino-acid sequence MSSKNETSPPLKQTPLFALHQELGAKLVPFAGYAMPVQYPLGIKKEHLHTRSKAGLFDVSHMGQVLLKGKNAALALESLVPVDIVDLPVMQQRYALFTNEQGGVMDDLMVTNAGDHLFLVVNAACKEQDIAHLKKHLDDKCDIEVLQDRALLALQGPKASDVLAALAPESLEMVFMTAKNLTIKGIECFVTRSGYTGEDGFEISVLNHQAERLAKLFLANENVEMIGLGARDSLRLEAGLCLYGHDLAEDISPVEASLNWALSKSRRAGGERAGGYIGADVIMKQLANGVSRKRVGIQALGKMPVRDGAEIIDDNDQIIGQITSGGFGPSFGGPIAMGFVPTEYATEGTQLNALVRNKKVPVNVVKLPFVKQNYYRG is encoded by the coding sequence ATGTCTTCTAAAAATGAAACTTCACCTCCTTTAAAACAAACACCTCTGTTTGCATTGCACCAAGAACTGGGCGCAAAACTCGTTCCTTTTGCAGGTTATGCAATGCCTGTTCAATATCCACTAGGTATCAAAAAGGAGCACCTACATACACGTTCTAAAGCAGGTTTATTTGATGTCTCGCATATGGGGCAAGTGCTATTAAAAGGAAAAAATGCTGCTTTAGCTTTAGAGTCATTAGTACCTGTTGATATTGTTGATTTACCTGTTATGCAGCAGCGTTATGCGTTGTTTACTAATGAGCAGGGTGGTGTGATGGATGACTTAATGGTCACGAATGCGGGCGACCATCTGTTTTTGGTTGTGAACGCCGCTTGTAAAGAGCAAGATATTGCACACTTAAAAAAACATCTAGATGATAAATGTGATATTGAGGTTTTACAAGACAGAGCGCTTTTGGCTTTGCAAGGGCCTAAAGCGAGTGATGTCTTAGCAGCGCTTGCGCCTGAGTCACTAGAGATGGTCTTTATGACAGCAAAAAACCTGACTATTAAAGGTATCGAGTGTTTTGTCACTCGTTCGGGTTACACGGGTGAAGATGGTTTTGAAATTTCTGTTTTAAATCATCAAGCTGAAAGACTCGCAAAACTCTTTTTAGCCAATGAAAACGTCGAAATGATTGGTTTAGGTGCGCGAGATTCATTACGTTTAGAAGCTGGGCTGTGTTTGTATGGACATGATTTAGCAGAGGATATTTCGCCAGTAGAAGCCAGCCTAAATTGGGCGTTATCAAAATCACGCCGAGCGGGTGGTGAACGCGCAGGTGGTTATATTGGTGCGGATGTCATTATGAAGCAGTTAGCGAACGGCGTTTCTCGAAAACGGGTAGGGATTCAAGCTTTAGGTAAAATGCCAGTGAGAGATGGTGCTGAAATAATTGATGACAATGACCAAATCATTGGCCAAATCACCAGTGGCGGATTTGGTCCCTCTTTTGGTGGGCCAATTGCGATGGGGTTTGTGCCGACAGAATACGCTACTGAAGGCACACAATTAAATGCTTTGGTTAGAAACAAAAAAGTCCCCGTGAACGTGGTTAAGCTACCTTTTGTAAAACAGAATTATTATCGCGGTTAA
- the gcvP gene encoding aminomethyl-transferring glycine dehydrogenase produces MVKTTLSQLSKCTLEELQQSESFVKRHLGPDATEQQAMLDLLGMASIDELLEKVIPQSIRRRALMELENGLTEHQSLAKLKAIASQNRVLKSYIGMGYYNTHTPPTIQRNILENPAWYTAYTPYQAEISQGRLEAMLNFQTMVSDLTGLELANASMLDEATACAEAMTLCQRMSKSKGKVFFVAEDCHPQNIEVVQTRAEPLGIEVVIGNPELGFEEYDLFGVLLQYPGTYGDVTDLTEVIEQAHAKKALVAVSADLLALTLLKPPGEMGADVVIGNTQRFGVPLGYGGPHAAYMATKDAFKRSMPGRLIGVSIDSRGQKAYRLALQTREQHIRREKATSNICTAQALLAVMASMYAVYHGSEGLIKIAYRVHRFTQIFVEGLVKEGVYIQNSVYFDTVKIKLPGLVDAVLTEAVNRGYNLRKIDANHLSLSFDETTTIEDIQTLWLVIVGELSAKHSAELNTEKLNTEKIQQDLIEVIPSHLIRDSEFLTHPVFKEHRSETELMRYMRLLADKDLALDRAMIPLGSCTMKLNATAELMPISWPEFANIHPFVPLDQAQGYTQMRLELEYMLCQATGYQAVSLQPNSGAQGEYAGLLAIRAYHQSRNEAHRDICLIPASAHGTNPASAQMAGMQVVVIKTNQQGEIDLDDLQTKLAKHAQNLAAIMITYPSTHGVFEENVKTVCDWVHEHGGQVYIDGANMNAMVGVAAPGHFGGDVSHLNLHKTFAIPHGGGGPGIGPIGVGEHLAPFLPGYAGIEDAFEPQYVGAVSAAPWGSAGVLPISWSYIAMMGRDGLMQATSVAILNANYIAQRLAPHYPILYSDENGLVAHECIVDLRPIKEESGISVDDIAKRLIDYGFHAPTMSFPVAGTLMIEPTESESKVELDRFCDAMIAIKQEINDVINGVLDANDNPLKNAPHTADMVMATEWSHSYSRELAAYPVESLREVKYWSPVGRVDNVYGDRNLVCSCPPLTDYEQEEV; encoded by the coding sequence ATGGTGAAAACCACTTTATCTCAGTTGAGCAAATGTACGCTTGAAGAACTTCAGCAAAGTGAATCATTTGTAAAACGTCACCTAGGGCCTGATGCTACCGAACAACAAGCCATGCTCGATTTACTCGGCATGGCTTCCATTGACGAGTTACTGGAAAAAGTGATTCCACAATCCATTCGTAGGCGAGCGTTGATGGAGCTGGAAAACGGCTTAACCGAACATCAATCTTTGGCAAAACTCAAAGCCATCGCCAGCCAAAACAGAGTCCTTAAATCCTATATTGGTATGGGGTATTACAATACCCATACACCGCCCACCATTCAACGCAACATTCTCGAAAACCCTGCCTGGTATACCGCTTATACGCCATATCAAGCAGAAATCTCTCAAGGTCGTTTAGAAGCGATGCTCAACTTTCAGACCATGGTTTCTGACTTAACGGGTTTAGAGTTAGCCAATGCCTCTATGCTGGATGAGGCGACCGCCTGTGCTGAAGCGATGACCCTTTGCCAACGTATGAGTAAATCAAAAGGTAAGGTGTTTTTTGTGGCTGAAGATTGTCATCCACAAAATATAGAGGTGGTACAAACCCGTGCTGAACCATTAGGGATTGAAGTGGTCATTGGTAACCCAGAACTCGGGTTTGAAGAGTACGACCTGTTTGGTGTGCTGTTGCAATACCCAGGAACTTATGGCGATGTGACTGACTTAACAGAGGTGATTGAACAAGCACATGCCAAAAAAGCGCTTGTCGCTGTTTCTGCCGATTTATTAGCCTTAACCTTGCTTAAACCGCCAGGCGAAATGGGCGCGGATGTGGTCATTGGTAACACACAACGTTTTGGTGTTCCGTTGGGTTACGGAGGACCTCATGCGGCTTATATGGCAACCAAAGATGCCTTTAAACGCTCTATGCCTGGGCGCTTAATTGGGGTTTCCATTGATAGTCGTGGTCAAAAAGCTTATCGCTTAGCATTACAAACGCGTGAACAACATATACGCCGAGAAAAGGCCACCAGTAATATCTGTACGGCTCAAGCACTGCTGGCGGTGATGGCCAGTATGTATGCTGTCTATCATGGTTCAGAAGGCTTAATTAAAATAGCCTATCGAGTGCATCGGTTTACCCAAATATTTGTAGAAGGGTTAGTAAAAGAGGGTGTCTATATTCAAAACTCAGTCTATTTTGATACCGTTAAAATAAAGTTACCAGGCCTGGTAGATGCGGTTTTAACAGAGGCTGTGAATCGCGGATATAACTTAAGAAAGATTGATGCTAATCATCTTAGTCTCTCTTTTGATGAAACAACCACCATTGAAGATATACAAACCTTATGGCTGGTGATTGTAGGAGAGCTTTCTGCTAAACATTCAGCCGAACTCAATACAGAAAAACTAAATACAGAAAAAATTCAGCAAGACTTAATTGAAGTGATTCCAAGCCACTTAATTAGGGACTCTGAATTTTTAACGCACCCTGTTTTTAAAGAACACCGTTCAGAAACAGAGTTAATGCGCTATATGCGACTGTTGGCCGATAAGGATTTAGCCTTAGATAGAGCGATGATTCCATTGGGTTCTTGCACAATGAAACTTAATGCAACGGCAGAACTTATGCCAATCTCTTGGCCAGAGTTTGCCAATATTCATCCTTTTGTGCCGCTCGACCAAGCTCAAGGCTATACACAAATGCGTTTGGAATTAGAGTATATGCTTTGCCAGGCAACGGGTTATCAAGCCGTTTCTCTACAACCTAATTCAGGCGCACAAGGTGAATATGCAGGCCTGTTAGCCATTCGCGCTTATCATCAAAGTCGTAATGAAGCACATCGTGATATTTGTTTAATTCCTGCGTCTGCACATGGTACTAACCCCGCTTCGGCACAAATGGCAGGCATGCAAGTGGTGGTGATTAAAACCAATCAACAAGGAGAGATTGATCTTGATGATTTACAGACAAAACTTGCTAAACACGCTCAAAATTTAGCAGCCATTATGATTACTTACCCATCCACCCATGGTGTCTTTGAAGAAAATGTTAAAACAGTCTGTGACTGGGTGCATGAGCATGGCGGGCAGGTTTACATTGATGGCGCAAATATGAATGCCATGGTCGGCGTTGCTGCGCCTGGTCATTTTGGCGGAGATGTTTCGCATTTGAATTTACACAAAACCTTTGCCATTCCGCATGGCGGTGGTGGGCCAGGCATTGGACCAATTGGTGTTGGTGAACATTTAGCGCCATTTTTACCTGGCTATGCAGGCATAGAGGATGCTTTTGAACCGCAATATGTTGGCGCTGTATCAGCGGCCCCTTGGGGCAGTGCGGGTGTGCTTCCCATTAGTTGGAGTTATATTGCCATGATGGGACGCGATGGTTTGATGCAGGCGACATCTGTTGCAATTTTAAATGCTAACTATATTGCGCAACGTTTAGCGCCACATTATCCCATTTTATACAGTGACGAAAATGGCTTGGTGGCTCACGAGTGTATCGTTGATTTGCGTCCAATCAAGGAAGAGTCGGGTATTAGTGTGGACGATATTGCCAAACGGTTGATTGACTATGGTTTCCATGCGCCAACCATGTCGTTTCCTGTTGCAGGTACTTTAATGATAGAGCCAACGGAATCGGAATCCAAAGTTGAGCTTGATCGTTTTTGTGATGCGATGATTGCAATCAAGCAAGAAATTAACGATGTGATAAACGGGGTATTGGATGCCAATGACAACCCTTTAAAAAATGCACCACATACTGCGGATATGGTTATGGCAACAGAATGGAGCCATAGCTATTCACGTGAGCTTGCGGCTTACCCTGTAGAAAGTTTACGAGAGGTAAAATATTGGTCGCCCGTTGGTCGTGTGGATAATGTGTATGGTGATCGAAACTTAGTGTGTTCTTGTCCGCCATTAACGGACTACGAACAAGAGGAGGTTTGA
- the crcB gene encoding fluoride efflux transporter CrcB produces MSAWGWFAIAMGGALGAMSRFAMSHHMYQTFGREFAWGTLSVNVIGSFIMGLVAILLVDKLGVSTEWRAFIMVGFLGAFTTFSTFSYETMQYIEIGEINKALVNIAVSVITCLIAVWLGMLAAKQF; encoded by the coding sequence ATGTCAGCTTGGGGGTGGTTTGCAATCGCAATGGGGGGTGCATTAGGCGCCATGTCTCGTTTTGCCATGTCTCACCACATGTATCAAACCTTTGGTAGAGAGTTTGCCTGGGGTACACTGTCCGTTAATGTCATTGGCTCTTTTATAATGGGTTTAGTTGCTATTCTTTTAGTTGATAAGTTGGGTGTCTCCACCGAATGGCGTGCTTTTATTATGGTTGGGTTTTTAGGCGCCTTTACCACCTTTTCTACCTTCTCTTATGAAACCATGCAATACATTGAAATTGGTGAAATAAATAAAGCACTCGTAAATATCGCTGTTAGTGTTATAACTTGTTTGATTGCTGTTTGGTTAGGCATGCTGGCCGCTAAACAGTTTTAA